One genomic segment of Brevibacillus laterosporus LMG 15441 includes these proteins:
- a CDS encoding YciI family protein, whose amino-acid sequence MAHFAAILHMKNPEKNQEFRPHHLEYLEKLKAEGKIFAKGPFADGSGGMVIYIADTLEEATQIAESDPYVVEGVRRLELHQWNI is encoded by the coding sequence ATGGCTCACTTCGCTGCAATTTTACATATGAAAAATCCAGAGAAAAATCAAGAATTTCGCCCTCATCATCTTGAATATCTCGAAAAGCTAAAAGCAGAAGGCAAAATCTTCGCGAAAGGGCCTTTTGCCGATGGTTCAGGCGGAATGGTAATCTATATTGCTGATACGTTAGAGGAGGCTACACAAATAGCTGAATCTGATCCTTATGTAGTAGAAGGTGTACGCCGTCTGGAATTGCATCAATGGAATATATAG
- a CDS encoding helix-turn-helix domain-containing protein, translated as MFRSELEWTREELRDTIRKHMKQKRLTQAETAQLISIERSGFTKAINGNHSFTLESLDKLTVVFELEEGAFYHLFFGECIEQRLKSVHLVFIKDKYEKFLRRCLEVGKYDIAFQLLEMLLEQDNKKLDVIYTIADSIFEQAELKYPGVPTYKESEYQQALFLYNYYVNNEADYHSEQLAICYFRIFYIMRFDVKESYEKLVMLLSVINRLPLQEKIKAYDRVMMYFYIASDWEKVLHYADILEKLAKGQNIDIYNHCLMIKSFALKETEDYQEAMRLTDLYSKYKPFQNVGYGNRMMIEITSGDLDNLLTYVSWLSQQDQRESGLSIVIRKLLDANRALLARHIFEMFAKRLAPEENILINKYRFNLFQVASQMYFELALYKEGIDQLLKAINKALSLQKQQELGELLYMFETHRIHATQEQQRLYWNLLKEWKEGEFA; from the coding sequence GTGTTTCGTTCCGAACTGGAATGGACGCGTGAGGAATTACGCGATACGATCCGCAAGCATATGAAACAAAAAAGATTGACGCAAGCGGAAACAGCCCAGCTGATTTCCATTGAAAGAAGCGGATTTACCAAGGCCATTAATGGTAACCATTCGTTTACGCTGGAGAGCTTAGATAAATTGACCGTAGTGTTTGAATTGGAAGAAGGGGCTTTTTATCATCTGTTTTTTGGAGAGTGCATCGAACAGCGGCTCAAAAGTGTCCATTTGGTATTTATTAAGGACAAATACGAAAAGTTTCTAAGGCGTTGCCTAGAGGTTGGGAAGTATGATATAGCGTTTCAGCTATTGGAAATGCTGTTGGAGCAGGATAATAAAAAGCTCGATGTGATTTATACGATTGCGGATTCTATTTTTGAACAAGCAGAGTTAAAATATCCTGGAGTTCCCACTTATAAGGAATCAGAGTATCAGCAAGCTCTTTTTCTCTATAATTATTATGTAAACAATGAGGCTGACTATCATTCGGAGCAATTAGCCATTTGCTATTTTCGAATCTTTTATATTATGCGCTTTGATGTAAAAGAATCTTATGAAAAATTAGTAATGCTACTATCTGTCATTAATCGATTGCCGCTACAGGAAAAAATCAAAGCCTATGATCGAGTAATGATGTATTTTTATATTGCTAGCGATTGGGAAAAGGTATTGCATTATGCCGATATCTTAGAGAAGCTGGCAAAAGGTCAGAATATTGACATTTATAATCACTGTCTGATGATTAAAAGCTTTGCCCTAAAGGAAACAGAGGACTATCAGGAGGCTATGCGTCTAACCGATCTGTATTCTAAGTATAAACCGTTTCAGAATGTCGGATACGGGAATCGTATGATGATCGAAATTACCTCAGGTGATTTGGACAACCTTCTGACCTATGTAAGCTGGCTATCTCAGCAGGATCAGCGAGAATCAGGTCTGTCGATTGTCATCAGGAAGCTATTAGATGCTAATCGAGCACTGTTAGCCCGTCATATTTTTGAGATGTTTGCCAAGCGTTTAGCCCCTGAGGAAAATATATTAATTAACAAATATCGTTTTAATCTTTTTCAGGTTGCCTCTCAAATGTATTTCGAACTAGCTTTGTATAAAGAGGGAATCGATCAATTGTTAAAAGCAATAAATAAAGCACTCTCTCTTCAGAAGCAACAAGAACTAGGGGAGTTGCTTTATATGTTTGAAACACATAGAATTCATGCAACTCAAGAACAACAGCGTCTCTATTGGAATTTGTTAAAAGAATGGAAGGAGGGTGAATTCGCATGA
- a CDS encoding aspartyl-phosphate phosphatase Spo0E family protein codes for MKHAPPIKDMVITLQQQLVVLVQEKGSFSHPTVVALSKELDEYVLQLQSQRFQQYKKSRQMEEREHC; via the coding sequence TTGAAGCATGCCCCTCCCATCAAAGACATGGTCATCACATTGCAACAACAACTGGTTGTTCTAGTTCAAGAGAAAGGTAGTTTTTCTCATCCAACGGTTGTGGCTTTAAGCAAGGAACTGGATGAATACGTGCTCCAACTACAAAGTCAACGCTTTCAGCAGTATAAGAAGAGTAGACAAATGGAAGAGAGAGAGCACTGTTGA
- a CDS encoding alpha/beta fold hydrolase codes for MRSRTFTFTDKQGFTLFVYHWSPDNQEEVKGVVQIAHGMTETAQRYERFARFLTDAGYMVYANDHRGHGKTAGSIEKLGYVGHDGFVWMVNNMAQLSQIIHDEQPNQPLFLFAHSMGSFLGQKYMYEFSQLIDGIILSGSNGSRGVELLVGLGVTHLITAMRGDQYRSRWIDSLAFGSFNRHIQSPRTQFDWLSRDPIEVDKFIDDPYCGGVSTTSFYRDFFKMLREIQQKPYLQQIPKDLPVFIIAGDQDPVGMRGKGVRKLVERYEELQLQQMSYKLYQEGRHELLNDINRKEVMQDCLEWLNKQVERTRG; via the coding sequence ATGAGATCAAGGACCTTTACCTTTACGGATAAACAGGGCTTTACTCTTTTCGTTTATCATTGGTCTCCTGACAATCAGGAAGAAGTGAAGGGAGTCGTGCAAATTGCTCATGGCATGACAGAAACAGCCCAACGATATGAACGTTTTGCTAGATTTTTAACAGATGCAGGCTATATGGTGTATGCAAATGATCATCGCGGACATGGTAAAACAGCAGGTAGTATCGAGAAATTGGGCTATGTGGGACACGATGGATTTGTATGGATGGTCAATAATATGGCTCAGCTTAGTCAGATCATTCATGATGAACAACCGAATCAGCCCTTGTTTTTGTTTGCTCATAGTATGGGTTCATTCTTAGGTCAAAAATATATGTATGAATTTTCACAGTTGATAGACGGAATTATTTTATCAGGCAGTAATGGCAGTCGCGGAGTAGAATTACTTGTGGGATTAGGGGTTACCCATCTCATTACAGCTATGCGTGGGGATCAATACCGCAGTAGATGGATCGATTCCTTAGCCTTTGGTAGCTTTAATCGTCATATTCAGTCACCGCGTACACAGTTTGATTGGCTGAGCAGAGATCCGATTGAAGTGGATAAATTTATTGACGATCCTTACTGTGGCGGGGTATCGACTACCAGCTTTTATCGGGACTTTTTTAAAATGCTACGCGAGATTCAACAAAAGCCATATCTGCAACAAATACCGAAAGACCTGCCTGTCTTTATTATTGCAGGTGATCAGGACCCAGTAGGAATGCGAGGCAAAGGAGTTCGCAAGCTTGTAGAAAGGTATGAGGAGCTACAATTACAGCAAATGTCTTATAAATTATATCAAGAAGGTAGACATGAGCTGTTAAATGACATAAATCGAAAGGAAGTCATGCAGGATTGCTTAGAATGGCTCAATAAACAGGTGGAGCGTACTCGTGGTTAA
- a CDS encoding DMT family transporter, whose product MKTDNIMRGAFLCLVASVAWGAMFPVAESAFEFIDPFYFSVIRYSVVSLILLGLLVWKEGLKALRLEGRGWSLWFFGTMAFTGYNLLVFWGQNQLGTSGVILASVMEALMPMLSVLVLWIYKSNKPKPFTIGCIAVALVGVFMVITKGDVKAFLVGGSSIFAVLLIFIGVLGWVIYTIGGNHFTTWSVLRYSTLSCVLGTFTSVVVVLSLTGLHFIHVPTMSSILAASNEFAFMIIVAGVVALISWNAGIKLLSPINGTLFINFVPVTTFIISVMQGYNMTIYDVGGTMLIIIALVCNNMYQRKQAKELVPTRASVVK is encoded by the coding sequence ATGAAGACAGACAACATCATGAGGGGAGCCTTCCTTTGCTTAGTAGCAAGTGTAGCTTGGGGGGCTATGTTTCCAGTTGCAGAAAGTGCATTTGAATTTATTGATCCATTTTATTTCTCTGTTATTCGCTATTCTGTTGTTTCCCTCATTTTACTTGGTTTATTAGTCTGGAAAGAGGGTTTAAAAGCCTTACGTTTGGAAGGTCGTGGATGGTCCTTGTGGTTTTTTGGGACAATGGCTTTCACCGGCTACAATCTATTAGTATTTTGGGGACAAAATCAATTAGGGACCTCAGGGGTCATTCTGGCCTCCGTCATGGAAGCATTGATGCCAATGCTGTCTGTGTTGGTTCTATGGATTTATAAATCAAATAAACCAAAACCGTTTACGATCGGTTGCATCGCAGTAGCTTTAGTAGGGGTATTTATGGTAATTACAAAAGGAGATGTAAAAGCCTTTTTAGTTGGTGGAAGCAGTATTTTCGCTGTCCTCCTTATCTTCATCGGAGTGCTAGGATGGGTAATCTACACAATTGGAGGCAATCACTTTACTACCTGGTCCGTTTTACGCTATTCCACATTAAGCTGCGTTCTGGGCACCTTCACTTCGGTAGTAGTGGTTCTATCTCTAACCGGATTACATTTTATACATGTGCCTACAATGAGCTCAATCCTAGCTGCTAGCAATGAATTTGCTTTTATGATTATTGTTGCTGGTGTGGTTGCTTTGATTAGTTGGAACGCTGGAATTAAGCTGTTATCACCAATTAACGGAACCTTATTTATCAACTTTGTACCTGTTACCACATTTATCATTTCCGTTATGCAAGGCTATAACATGACTATTTATGATGTAGGTGGCACAATGCTAATCATTATAGCCTTAGTATGTAACAACATGTATCAACGTAAGCAAGCAAAAGAGCTAGTGCCTACACGCGCATCCGTAGTAAAATAA
- a CDS encoding LysR family transcriptional regulator — protein MEISDLRIFQIVAEEGSVSQAAKRLNYVQSNVTARIQQLEKELGTSLFHRHRRGVTINEDGRKLLGYTQKMLALMEEMQQSFQTSEDPSGPLLIGSVETVSALPIILSSYHKKFPRVDLSLVSGVTQHLVSDVLQYQLDGAFVSGPIQHPDIVQEHVMEEELVLVAGKGILTLEECKSRPLLVFRSGCGYRARLTQWLSTQGITPTKIMEFGTLETILAVVESGLGVSLVPKSTVLRLHSEGNIRHFTLPEGYNQVTTVFIRRKDSFLTNTMRCFLQQIDQFHEQHRA, from the coding sequence ATGGAAATAAGCGATCTGCGTATTTTTCAAATAGTAGCCGAGGAAGGTAGTGTGAGCCAGGCCGCCAAACGCTTAAATTATGTTCAATCAAACGTTACGGCTCGGATTCAGCAGCTAGAAAAGGAACTAGGAACATCGCTGTTTCATCGACACCGTCGAGGCGTGACGATAAATGAAGACGGGCGTAAGCTGCTAGGCTATACCCAAAAAATGCTGGCGTTAATGGAAGAAATGCAGCAGTCCTTTCAAACCAGCGAGGACCCATCTGGACCATTGCTGATTGGCTCGGTTGAAACCGTTTCGGCGCTGCCTATCATCTTGTCGTCTTATCACAAAAAGTTCCCGCGGGTCGATTTATCTTTAGTGTCAGGAGTTACACAGCATCTAGTAAGTGATGTACTACAATATCAGTTAGACGGGGCTTTTGTAAGTGGACCTATACAGCATCCAGATATTGTACAGGAGCATGTCATGGAGGAAGAGCTTGTGTTAGTGGCTGGAAAAGGCATTCTTACATTAGAGGAATGTAAAAGCAGGCCGCTCCTCGTATTCCGATCAGGCTGCGGGTATCGGGCGAGATTGACTCAGTGGTTATCAACACAAGGGATCACGCCTACCAAAATAATGGAATTTGGCACGTTGGAAACGATCTTAGCAGTAGTAGAGTCAGGGCTTGGCGTTTCACTTGTACCAAAATCAACGGTGTTGCGATTACATTCGGAAGGAAACATCCGTCATTTTACATTACCTGAGGGATATAATCAGGTAACAACAGTATTCATCCGCAGAAAAGACTCCTTTCTGACAAATACCATGCGCTGTTTTTTACAGCAAATTGATCAGTTTCATGAACAACATCGGGCATAA
- the cls gene encoding cardiolipin synthase: MGPISQIYLGLSVINIFLAMALIFLERRNATATWAWILVLFFIPGLGFFIYVILGRNLSGRKLYRINQRENKTLNDMVRWQKQKLQQDKLVYQDASVETYRDFVYMNVTTNKTLLTQDNEVEIYTSGKEKFEALFASLEQATDHIHLQYYIFRQDALGGRLVDLLVKKAKQGVKVRVLYDDIGSLGIKKNFFDELKQAGGEVAVFFSSPIPYLNFRLNYRNHRKIAVVDGKIGFVGGFNVGNEYLGLDQVLGDWRDTHLRIEGLAVSSLQITFLLDWNLASGQNILYTEEHFPRWRGSGQVALQVVTSGPTSRYQRIQYNYLKMIHSAKKSLYLQTPYFVPDESLLNDLKIAVLSGIDVRIMIPKRSDNRLVQWASSSYIGELLGAGARCYLYEKGFLHAKTMMVDGSLATVGTANLDIRSLKLNFEVNAIIYDSQTSRKLEEIFLQDISHCTELTLEEYNNRPRLLRFQESIARLLSPIL; this comes from the coding sequence ATGGGGCCCATCAGCCAAATTTATCTCGGTTTATCTGTCATTAACATTTTCCTAGCGATGGCACTCATCTTTTTGGAGCGACGCAATGCTACGGCTACCTGGGCTTGGATTTTGGTTCTATTTTTTATTCCTGGTTTAGGCTTTTTCATATACGTGATTTTGGGGCGCAATTTAAGTGGGCGTAAATTGTATCGGATCAATCAGCGAGAAAATAAAACCCTTAATGATATGGTCAGATGGCAAAAACAGAAGCTTCAGCAGGATAAGCTTGTTTATCAGGATGCCTCGGTGGAGACTTATCGTGATTTCGTCTATATGAATGTGACTACCAATAAGACGTTACTTACCCAAGACAATGAAGTAGAGATATACACAAGCGGGAAGGAAAAGTTTGAAGCCTTATTTGCCAGCTTGGAGCAGGCGACAGATCACATTCATTTGCAGTACTATATCTTTCGTCAGGATGCGCTAGGAGGTCGATTAGTTGATCTCCTTGTAAAAAAAGCAAAACAAGGAGTAAAAGTCCGAGTATTATATGATGATATTGGCTCGCTTGGCATCAAAAAGAATTTTTTTGATGAATTAAAGCAGGCAGGGGGCGAAGTGGCGGTCTTTTTCTCTTCCCCTATCCCTTATCTTAATTTCCGTTTGAATTATCGTAATCACCGAAAAATCGCCGTTGTGGATGGTAAAATTGGCTTTGTTGGTGGTTTTAATGTAGGGAATGAGTATCTTGGCCTAGATCAAGTGCTAGGCGATTGGCGCGACACGCACCTTCGAATAGAGGGATTGGCAGTCTCGTCGTTACAAATCACTTTTTTGCTTGACTGGAATCTGGCATCAGGTCAAAACATTCTTTACACAGAGGAGCATTTTCCGAGATGGAGGGGGTCTGGACAGGTTGCCCTACAAGTAGTCACAAGTGGCCCTACTTCCAGATATCAGCGTATTCAATACAATTATTTAAAAATGATTCATTCTGCGAAAAAAAGTCTATACCTGCAAACACCGTATTTTGTACCAGATGAAAGCTTATTAAACGATTTGAAGATCGCTGTACTTTCGGGTATTGATGTAAGGATCATGATTCCGAAACGTTCAGATAATCGATTGGTTCAGTGGGCATCTTCTTCATACATAGGTGAGTTATTAGGGGCAGGAGCGCGTTGTTATCTTTATGAAAAGGGATTTTTGCATGCAAAAACAATGATGGTGGACGGCAGTTTAGCAACTGTCGGTACAGCTAACTTAGATATTCGCAGTCTCAAGCTAAACTTTGAAGTGAACGCAATTATTTATGACAGTCAAACCTCAAGAAAACTGGAGGAAATCTTTTTACAGGATATTTCTCATTGCACGGAGCTGACGCTAGAAGAATACAACAACCGTCCACGTCTACTCCGTTTTCAGGAGTCGATTGCACGGTTATTATCTCCTATTTTATAG
- a CDS encoding acyltransferase, protein MENRLREYDFIRVLCVLGVIAIHVTSHFVTRTDFAFIWNQLSRFAVPMFMLLSGFFLFYQDRKLVLHQRPSMKKRMKRLIIPYLLWTIIYALYTQSGLLHNQNYFMWIDYLFKSLWQGKGYVHLYFMLIVFQFYLLYPWLRSWYYRSPNSMLFVSFILTVGMQSLIYLSQHDKVGFLLPKLWWSYSIPIPVWIFFFTAGMFLAQCREQWENWLKGKTLWLLLAWALTFGLVVMDTIWSRTYTLSIKPSIILYCFICFFLFYHMGRLFYQKKNPLHSIFNWISEQSFLIFLLHPLLLSYLSSLAVTNKLEFMWKGNLGIVNQYLITVIVTLLITYLLSRFSWIHLLGGVPPKRRAKGIAANVTHTPNQTT, encoded by the coding sequence GTGGAGAATCGTTTAAGAGAATACGATTTTATTCGAGTCTTGTGCGTGCTGGGCGTTATTGCCATCCATGTGACATCGCATTTTGTTACTCGAACTGATTTCGCTTTTATTTGGAATCAATTATCACGCTTTGCTGTCCCCATGTTCATGCTTTTATCGGGATTCTTTCTTTTTTATCAGGATCGCAAGCTTGTGCTTCACCAACGACCATCCATGAAAAAGCGTATGAAAAGACTGATTATTCCTTACCTCTTATGGACAATCATCTATGCGCTGTATACCCAAAGTGGGTTGCTTCATAATCAGAATTATTTCATGTGGATCGATTATTTATTCAAATCATTATGGCAAGGAAAAGGCTATGTCCATCTGTACTTCATGTTAATTGTCTTTCAATTTTATTTGTTGTATCCATGGCTGCGCTCTTGGTATTATCGCTCACCTAACAGTATGCTCTTCGTTAGCTTTATCCTGACAGTAGGCATGCAATCGCTGATTTACCTCTCGCAGCATGATAAGGTTGGGTTTCTCCTGCCAAAATTATGGTGGTCCTATAGCATTCCTATCCCAGTCTGGATTTTCTTTTTCACGGCCGGCATGTTTTTAGCCCAATGCAGAGAACAATGGGAAAACTGGCTCAAAGGAAAAACCTTATGGCTGCTTCTGGCTTGGGCCCTTACATTTGGCCTGGTTGTGATGGATACAATATGGTCGCGTACCTATACCCTATCTATTAAGCCTAGCATCATTTTGTACTGCTTCATTTGCTTTTTCCTTTTTTATCATATGGGACGTTTGTTTTATCAGAAAAAAAATCCGCTTCACTCTATCTTTAATTGGATTTCAGAGCAATCATTTTTGATCTTTCTGTTGCATCCCTTGTTGCTCTCCTATTTATCCTCATTAGCTGTGACAAATAAGCTTGAGTTTATGTGGAAAGGGAACCTTGGGATTGTAAATCAGTATTTGATTACGGTCATAGTTACTTTGCTAATTACCTACCTCTTGTCCCGCTTTTCTTGGATACATCTTTTGGGCGGGGTTCCTCCCAAAAGGCGAGCGAAAGGCATAGCGGCAAATGTAACACATACACCCAACCAAACAACCTAA
- a CDS encoding 2-oxoacid:acceptor oxidoreductase family protein, which yields MNAQTRLTKMNELGLYEIRLESIGGLGANLAGKMLAEAGVIHLGLNGSNFSSYGSEKKGSPVKAFVRFANPETKLRATSPIDEPHVVGVFHEAMLSTQNCTAGLGSDGILIVNTTKTPEEIKERTGLLAGTILCVDALGISLREKTRINTAMMGALCRVVDFLRPEAVRQIIRETFETKYPKLVESNLRTFDTGYAEGTLTTFVATNMEEGKSSIQRSKGTVLGYLTQPIGGVITNPGNSVLKDLSTSRQGYLPHFNEETCIHCAACEMHCPDFCFVWEEGEDKRGRAQQFLRGIDYQYCKGCMKCVEVCPTGSLTREREEEQYAREHAVKHSFAMVRA from the coding sequence TTGAATGCACAAACAAGGCTGACAAAGATGAATGAGTTAGGCTTATACGAAATTCGTTTGGAATCAATCGGGGGACTAGGGGCAAATTTAGCTGGTAAAATGCTCGCAGAAGCTGGCGTTATTCATCTGGGGCTGAATGGCTCCAACTTTTCTTCCTACGGGTCAGAGAAAAAAGGGTCCCCCGTAAAAGCTTTCGTCCGTTTTGCCAATCCTGAAACAAAATTACGTGCCACTTCCCCTATCGATGAGCCGCATGTAGTGGGTGTATTTCATGAAGCAATGCTATCAACACAGAATTGTACGGCTGGCCTAGGATCAGACGGTATTCTGATCGTGAATACGACGAAAACGCCTGAAGAAATCAAAGAACGAACAGGGCTACTCGCGGGAACCATTCTATGTGTAGACGCTTTAGGGATTTCTCTGCGTGAAAAAACACGTATTAATACAGCGATGATGGGCGCCTTATGCCGAGTTGTAGATTTTCTACGTCCAGAGGCTGTCAGACAGATTATTCGTGAAACATTCGAAACCAAGTATCCTAAGCTAGTTGAGTCTAATCTACGCACATTTGATACAGGGTATGCGGAAGGGACCCTCACAACATTCGTGGCAACAAATATGGAAGAAGGAAAATCCTCTATTCAAAGAAGCAAGGGGACGGTGCTTGGCTATCTAACACAGCCGATCGGGGGCGTGATTACAAATCCAGGTAACTCGGTGTTAAAGGATCTGAGTACCTCTCGTCAAGGCTATCTACCGCATTTTAACGAAGAGACATGTATTCACTGTGCAGCCTGTGAAATGCACTGTCCCGATTTCTGTTTTGTATGGGAAGAGGGCGAAGATAAACGCGGTCGTGCCCAGCAGTTTTTACGTGGTATCGATTATCAATATTGTAAGGGCTGTATGAAGTGCGTGGAGGTTTGTCCAACTGGATCGCTTACTCGTGAACGAGAAGAAGAACAATATGCACGTGAGCATGCCGTTAAACATTCATTTGCAATGGTAAGAGCGTAA
- a CDS encoding thiamine pyrophosphate-dependent enzyme has translation MSVNTTTSPEQKPTACVAETVDFRSGNEMAAKAAAQINYHVMGYFPITPSTEIAEYLDEMKANGEHDIVMIPADGEHGSAGICYGASTAGGRVFNATSANGLLYMLEQLPVQSGTRFPMVLNLVTRAVSGPLDIRGDHSDLYYALNTGWPILLAKDPQAVYDMNLFALRVAEHQDVRLPVIVASDGFFTSHQKRRVQYFTNRDDVSQFVGENTVYVDSTDVKNPTTIGPYMNDPDYINNKYQQSQAMYEAEQVFLDVAKEFEELTGRRYDLLDEYRMEDAEVALFLLNSASDTARDVVDSLREKGIKAGVVSPNIIRPFPKKAVQEALRHVKVVLVGERADSYGAHGGNISHEIKAAMLDAKADTTILTRIYGLGGKDFYASDAEAFFTLCLQKLQGEKVASFDYHGITPGDEQARPTRVLEPLTKEQTSGFITVTQDEESGDLKVKVPPMRMLTKKAKRIAPGHGACPGCGIFSGLEMFFKGIEGDIVVLFHTGCAMVVTTGYPYSAHKVNYIHNLFQNGSATLSGVVEMFWERIRRGEIEVDQSNVTFIMISGDGGMDIGMGPAIGTALRNHKLIILEYDNEGYMNTGSQMSYSTPMGHMTSTSNLGEGRQGKAFHHKDTVQIMAATNIPYVFTGTEAFPQDLIKKAAKAQWYAQHVGTVYGKILISCPLNWKAPEDKGKSIVETAVTTCFFPLYEVEKGITTITFNPEEKNKRVPVTEWLQLLGKTRHLLRPENESLLKEFETEIERRWNMLKAKHESPFL, from the coding sequence ATGAGTGTAAATACAACAACGTCACCAGAACAAAAACCCACAGCCTGTGTAGCGGAGACTGTTGATTTCAGGTCGGGTAATGAAATGGCAGCGAAAGCAGCAGCTCAGATCAATTATCATGTAATGGGGTATTTTCCGATTACTCCGTCAACAGAAATTGCTGAATATCTAGATGAGATGAAAGCAAATGGAGAGCATGATATCGTCATGATACCAGCAGATGGTGAGCATGGATCGGCTGGGATTTGCTATGGAGCTTCTACGGCAGGCGGACGCGTATTCAATGCCACTTCAGCAAATGGATTATTGTATATGCTGGAGCAGTTGCCCGTTCAATCCGGTACCCGTTTCCCGATGGTCTTAAATCTAGTAACACGAGCAGTGTCAGGGCCATTGGATATACGGGGAGATCACTCTGATTTATACTATGCACTTAATACAGGCTGGCCGATTCTCTTAGCCAAGGACCCGCAAGCCGTTTATGATATGAATCTATTTGCTCTACGTGTAGCCGAGCATCAAGATGTTCGTTTACCCGTAATTGTAGCCTCGGACGGCTTTTTTACCTCACACCAGAAGCGGCGCGTGCAGTATTTTACAAATCGAGACGATGTTTCCCAGTTTGTCGGGGAAAATACGGTCTATGTTGACTCCACTGATGTGAAAAACCCGACTACCATCGGTCCATATATGAACGATCCTGATTATATCAATAACAAATACCAGCAGTCACAAGCCATGTACGAGGCGGAGCAGGTGTTCCTTGATGTGGCTAAGGAGTTTGAGGAGCTAACGGGCAGACGCTATGACTTGCTGGATGAATATAGAATGGAAGATGCAGAGGTAGCTTTGTTTTTGCTAAACTCCGCGTCTGATACCGCCCGCGATGTAGTAGATAGCTTACGGGAAAAAGGAATCAAAGCAGGTGTGGTATCTCCAAATATCATCCGTCCTTTTCCGAAAAAAGCTGTGCAGGAAGCATTGCGTCATGTAAAAGTGGTGCTAGTAGGGGAGCGGGCGGATTCCTATGGAGCACATGGCGGGAATATAAGTCATGAAATTAAAGCCGCTATGCTGGATGCTAAGGCTGATACGACTATCCTAACGCGGATTTATGGCTTGGGAGGTAAAGACTTTTATGCTTCAGATGCAGAAGCGTTCTTTACACTATGCTTACAAAAATTACAGGGAGAAAAAGTAGCTTCTTTTGACTACCATGGCATTACTCCTGGAGATGAACAAGCTCGTCCAACACGCGTGCTTGAACCATTGACGAAAGAGCAAACCAGTGGCTTTATTACAGTTACTCAAGATGAAGAGAGCGGTGACTTGAAAGTAAAAGTACCACCAATGCGCATGCTGACCAAAAAAGCGAAGCGTATCGCCCCAGGACACGGTGCCTGCCCAGGCTGTGGAATTTTTTCTGGATTAGAAATGTTCTTTAAAGGAATTGAGGGTGACATTGTCGTTCTCTTCCATACAGGCTGTGCGATGGTTGTAACGACAGGTTATCCATATTCTGCTCATAAGGTTAATTATATTCATAACCTATTCCAAAATGGTTCTGCCACACTCTCAGGTGTCGTGGAGATGTTCTGGGAACGCATACGCCGAGGGGAAATTGAGGTAGATCAGAGCAACGTAACCTTCATCATGATTTCTGGTGACGGTGGTATGGACATTGGAATGGGACCTGCAATTGGTACAGCATTACGCAATCATAAGCTAATCATCTTAGAATATGATAACGAAGGCTACATGAATACAGGATCGCAAATGTCGTACTCCACGCCAATGGGACATATGACATCTACCTCCAATCTTGGAGAAGGGCGACAAGGGAAAGCGTTCCACCATAAAGATACGGTACAAATCATGGCGGCAACCAACATTCCTTATGTTTTTACAGGAACAGAGGCTTTTCCACAGGATTTAATTAAAAAGGCGGCAAAAGCACAATGGTATGCACAGCATGTCGGTACGGTTTACGGCAAAATCTTAATTAGCTGTCCTCTCAACTGGAAAGCTCCAGAGGATAAGGGGAAATCTATCGTGGAAACGGCCGTTACTACCTGCTTCTTCCCGCTATATGAAGTAGAGAAGGGTATAACTACGATCACGTTTAATCCCGAAGAGAAAAACAAACGTGTACCAGTGACAGAATGGCTTCAATTGTTAGGGAAAACGAGACACCTGCTGCGCCCTGAGAATGAATCCTTACTCAAGGAATTTGAAACGGAGATCGAACGTCGCTGGAATATGCTGAAAGCGAAGCACGAGAGTCCTTTTTTATAA